Genomic DNA from Blattabacterium sp. (Blaberus giganteus):
TATTCTTTCTTTATATGGAAAAAAATATTTATACATAAGAAAATTTTCTAATTTAAAAAATAAATTATCTCAAGAAGCTCACGAAGCTATCCATCCCACTGTTATTAATTTTAATGAAAATTATTTAGATTCGTTAGATATATTTCAAAAACGTCTTTATAAACTTATATGGGAACGAACAATTATAGGACAAATGACAGATGCTCTTTTTGAAAAAAAAGACATTTATATTCAATCTTCTCATTTTAAAAATTTTTTTATTTATACAAAAAAAACAGTATTATTTGATGGATTCATGAAAATATTAAACAAAGAGAAAAAAGAAAAATCTAATATTGATATTTTAGAAATGAAAAAAGGTTCTATTTTAGAAAAGAGAAAAATTATAGCTAAACAAGCTATTAAAAATTGTATACACAGATACAACGAAGCCAGTTTAGTCAAAAAATTAGAACAATTAGGTGTTGGAAGACCTTCCACTTATGTTCCCATTATCTCCACAATTCAAAAAAGAAATTATGTTAACGTACAAAAAATTTCAAAAAAAACAGAAGTGCGTGAAATTTTTATTCTAAAAGGAGATTCAATTGTTAAAGAAAATGATCAAATTATTAAAACGGAAAAAAATAAATTTTTTCCCACTGAAATGGGAATTTTAACTACTAATTTTTTAAAAAAAAATTTTCATGAAATAATAAATTATGATTTTACTGCAAATTTGGAAGAAAATTTTGATAATATAGCTAAAGGAAAACAATCTTGGATCAAAACTGTTGAAGATTTTTATAGTAAATTTTATAACAAAATACAATATGTTAAAAAAAATGTTAATAAAATTAATAAAGAACGTTTTATTGGAATAGATCCAAAATCTAATAAAAAAATTTTTGCAAAAATAGGAAAGTATGGTCCTATTATTCAAATAGGAGAATCTAACAATAAAAAAAAACCTAAATTTTTTCCTTTATTAAATAGACAAAAAATAGAAGAAATTTCTTTTGCAGAAGTTCTAAAAATTATTGAACTACCCAAGTCATTGGGAATATTTGAAAAAAAAGAAATTTTATTGAAAATAAATAAACACAATATTTACATAAAATACAACAATAAATCAATTCCGATTGATGAAAAAATGTTTTTTAAAAATTTATTAAATTTAGAACAAGCTATTAATATTATAATTGAGAATATAAAATAAATTGAACAATTGTATCAATATCTCAATTAATTAACTTTCAAAATATCTTTGATTTAAATAAGTAGTTGGATAGGCTTGATCATGACCTGTTCGTCTAATATGATCTAAATATTTAGGAATATAAGACAAAGCTTTAACTCTGTCAGATAAAGACATGCGATTCCATATATTTTCAGCCATTCTTTTTTTTCCTATTTTATATTTATAATCTGTCCAAAAACGATTAAAAGATAAATCAGTAGGAATTTCTTCTATAGAAAAAGCCGCTTTTGTATTTTTCATTTTATTTATAATAGATTCATTATAAGGTAAATATTTACCTATCCATATATAATGAGATAAAGAAAGTCTTTCAGGAAAAATAACTTCTCTTAAAAAACCATTTAAATCATATTTAAATATGATTTCTCCAGATACTAAACGACTTCTAAATATATATTGTTTACCTCTCATTATTATTGATTTCATCAGCATTAATAATGTACTCAACTACAACTAATTATTATTGCGAATAATCATTTTATTTTATGATGAAATTTTAAATTTTTAAAAAAAAGTATTTTACATAATCTAATTGTCACAAATATTTTTCATAAACTATATAACAAAAGTTATAGATTTTTATAATAATAGATTTATTATATCTTTTTTTCACATAATTTTCTTAAGATTTTTTTTAAAATTTTAAATTTTAGTATGTTATATATTGTACCTACTCCTATAGGAAATTTAGAAGATTTTACTTTTAGAAGTTTACGAATATTAAAAGAAGTAGACTTGATTTTAGTTGAGAGTTTTAAAATTTCCAAAAAATTATTGAATTTTTATAATATTAAAACTAACATAAATAAATATCATATTTATAATGAACATAAAATAATTCCCTTTTTTATAAAAAAAATTAAAGAAGGAAAAAAATTAGCATTAATATCTAATGCAGGGACTCCCTGTATATCAGATCCAGGTTTCTTACTTATTAGATCTTGTATTGAAGCTTCTATTTCTATAGAATGCTTACCTGGTCCTACAGCTTTTGTTCCAGCATTAGTTTGTTCTGGAATATCTTCTAATGAATTTATTTTTATTGGTTTTTTGCCTAGAAAAAAAAGAAAAACAAAATTAGAAAATCTGTCTAAAGAAAACAGAACCATTATATTATATGAATCTCCTCATAGGTTATTACGAACATTAAATGATATGAAATATTTTTTTGGATCCAAAAGAAATATTGTCATATGCAAAGAAATATCTAAATATTTTCAAAATATATTAAGAGGAAATATAGAAAAAATGATTCTATATTATAAAAATATAATAAAAATATCAGGAGAGTATACTATCATTATTGAAAAAAATTTTGATAAATAAATAAAATAATTAAACATATTTTTTCATTATTAAATATTCTGCAATTTGAATTGCATTAGTAGCTGCACCCTTGCGAAGATTATCTGATACTATCCAAATATGGATAGAATTTTTAAATGAAAAATCTTCTCGTATTCTACCTACAAAAACTTCATCTTTTCCATGAGCATATAAAGGTGTTGGATAAATATTTTTTTTTGGTTGATCTTGAAGTATTATTCCTTTTGTTTTCAATAATATTTCACGGACACGATTTATACTAGGTTTTTTTACAAATGTTATATTAACACTTTCTGAATGCCCCCCTATAACAGGAACACGTACAGCTGTAGCTGTTATTGCTAAATTATAATCATTCATTATTTTTTTTGTTTCATTTATTAATTTCATTTCTTCTATCGTATATTCCTTATCTGTAAAATGATCACAATGAGGTAAAACATTTTGATATATAGGATATGGATACACTTTATTGCAAGAATAATTTCCATTTTTTTCTTGATACAGTTGATCTAAAGCTTTTTTTCCAGTTCCTGTTACAGATTGATAGGTTGAAACAATAACTCTATTAATTTTGTATTCTATATGTAACGGAAATAAAACCATAACTAATTGTACTGTAGAACAATTTGGATTGGCAATAATTTTATCTTGTTTACATAGACAAGAAGCATTAATTTCAGGAACAATTAATTTTTTTCCAGGATCCATTCTCCATGCAGAAGAATTGTCGATAACTGTAGATCCTATCTCTGAGAATTTTGGAGACCATTCTTTGGATATGTTAGATCCCGCTGAAAATAAAACAATATCAGGTTTTTTTAAAAATAAATCATATACACTAATGACTTTATGCTCTTTTTTTTTAAAAAGAATTTTTTTTCCTACAGACTTGTTGGAAGCAGAAATGTACAATTTTTTTAATGGAAAATTTCTTTTTTCTAAAAGATCAATCATCACGCGACCTACCATACCTGTTACACCTACTATTCCTAATTTCATTTCATATAAATTTTTATAAAAACTTAATTTTCCATGATATTAAACAAAACAAAGTTAGGCAAAATAATGAAAAAAGGAAAAATGATTATTCTGTCAGGCCCTTCTGGATCTGGAAAAACAACCATTTCGCATTATTTACTTTCAAAATTTCCGGAATTAAAATTTTCTGTTTCATGCACAACGCGATCAATTCGGAATAATGAAATACATGGAAAAGATTATTATTTTTTATCTGTAAACTCTTTTATTTATAAAATAAAAAAATGCCAATTTGCAGAGTGGGAAGAAGTTTATCCAAACTTATTTTATGGAACCTTAAAAAACGAAATTTCCAAAATTTGGAAATCTAATCAACATATTTTATTTGATATAGATGTAAAAGGAGGATTAAATTTAAAAAAAAAATACCCAAATAATTCTTTATCCATATTTGTAACAGTAAATTCTATAAATATTTTAAAAAAAAGACTTATTGCAAGATGTTATAAAAATAATACGAACATCAACACTCGTTTAAATAAGGTTCAAGAAGAAAATAGTTATGCTAAATTGTTTGACTTTATTTTATTCAATATTGATTTGTATCAAACTAAAAAAAAAGCGATTCAAATAGTTTCCAATTTTATTTATGGAAAACAATCGGAGTGAGTGGATTTTAATTAACGATTATACATACTATAAACAAGCTGTTCTAATCTATGTACACTCCAACTCCTCAGGCTGGATTCGAACCAGCGACCCTCTGATTAACAGTCAGATGCTCTAACCAACTGAGCTACTGAGGATTTTAGATATTTTCTTTATTCTTATTTCGTGTCTTCCACCCTCAAAATTTGTTTCCAAAAATATTTTCACAATTTCTATAATCTCATTATTATCTACAATAAAACGTGCTGGTAAACTAATAATATTTGCATTATTATGCTTTCTTGCCAAAATTGCAATTTCCTTTTTCCATACCAAAGCTGCTCGTATTTTTTTATATTTATTCGCTGTCATGGCCGCGCCATTCCCACTTCCACATATAATTATGCCAAAATCAGCTTGTCCTTTATTTACGAGTTCTGCTGTAGGATGAATGAAATCAGGATAATCAACTTTTTTTCCATATTCGGAAAATCCTAAATCTTCTATTTTGTATCCTTTTTGAATTAAAAAATTTTTTATTGAATATTTGTAATCTACGCCTGTGTGATCAGAACCTATTGCAATTAGCATTGTATTTCAAAAAAAATGAATAACAAATATACATCTTTTATACATAAAGATTTTTTTTTCAAACATTGAATTTATTAATTTTGCATAATATCTTCTTTTGCATTTATATCATTTTATAATGAAGGAAATAAAAACTGTTAACGATTTTAATTTTGAAAATCAAACTGCTTTAATAAGAGTTGATTTTAACGTTCCTATAAATGAATATTACGAAATTATAGATGATACACGTATTCAATATAGTATTCCGACTATACAAAAAATTATTTCTGAAAAAGGAAAAATTGTTCTGATTTCTCATTTTGGAAGACCAAAAGGAATTTCTTCAAAAACTTATTCTTTAAAATTTTTAACACATTATTTATACAAAAAATTAAAAATCAATGTATTTTTTCACGAAAATTGTATAGGAGAAACTGTCGTAAAAAAAGTTAATGAGTTAAAAAACGGTGAAATATTGTTGTTGGAAAATCTTCGTTTTTATAAAGAAGAAGAAAGAGAAGATAAAAATTTTGCTTATGAATTATCAAAGTTAGGAGATATATATGTTAATGATGCTTTTGGAGTAGCACATCGTTTTCATACTTCCATTACTATTCTTCCAAAATTTTTCGGAAAAAAAAAATGTATCGGTCTTCTCATGAAAAAAGAAATACAATTATTAGGTCAATTTTCTTATGGAAAAGGAAAAAGACCTATCACTGCTTTATTAGGAGGTGCTAAAATTTCTTCAAAAATAGAAGTTATTGAAAATCTTATTGATTTCGCAGATTATATTTTGATAGGAGGCGGAATGTCTTATCCTTTTATAAAAATGAAAGGAGGAATGATAGGAAATTCTATGATTGAAAAAGATCAAATAATTGAAAAAACATTAAAAAAAATTTTTTTTAACAAAAAAATGAATATTATACATCTTCCAAAAGACGTAATAATAGCTGATTCATTTAAAAATGAAGCAAATACCAAAATTTCACCTATTCATTCTATTCCAAACGGATGGATGGGATTAGATATAGGTCCTTTTTCTATTAAAAAATTTTGTAAAATTATAGAAAAATCTAAAACTATTTTGTGGAATGGACCTGTAGGTGTTTTCGAATTTTCAAATTTTTCTTTAGGAACTAGATTGATAGCAAAATCTATTGCGAATACAACTGAAAAAGGAGCATTTTCTTTAGTAGGAGGAGGTGATTCTATAGCTGCACTTAAAATGGAAAAATATGATAAAAAAATCAGTTATTTATCTACAGGAGGAGGGGCAATGTTAGCAAGTTTAAAAAAAAATAAAATAAAAATACTCCCCGGAATTAATGCAATAAAATAATTACCAAGGTTTTTCATTATATTTGTTTTACTAACATTTTACTAATATATTAAAAAAATAACTATGTCATTTAAACTTCCAAAGTTTCCTTATTTATATAAGGATTTTGAGCCTTACATAGACAGAAAAACTATAGATATTCATTATAATAAACATCATGCGGCTTACACAAACAATTTAAATAAAGCCATTTCAAATACAACTATGATGAATTTTTCTATAGAAAAAATTTTAAAAAGAGCACATGTTGAATCTTCAATAATACGAAATAACGCTGGAGGTTTTTACAATCATAATCTTTTTTGGGAAATATTAATACCTCATACAGAATATATTCATCCAAGTACATATTTTAATAAAATTATTCAAGAAAATTTTAGTTCTTTTGATTTTTTTATAGATAACTTTTCTAAAGTTGCAGCTAATCATTTTGGTTCTGGATGGGTTTGGTTATGTGTAAAAGAAAAAAAATTAACAATTTGTTCTACAACGAATCAAGATAATCCTCTAATGTTGTGTGGAATAGGTTGTGAAGGAATTCCCATACTAGGATTAGATGTTTGGGAACATGCTTATTATCTACAATATCAAAATCGTCGTTTAGATTATATTTCATCCTTTTGGAATATTGTGAATTGGATCAAAGTGGAAAAAAATTACAAAACAGCTATGAAAATGTAATATTTTTTTTCTATGGGAAGAATTTTATTAGAAAATATTAAGTTATTTGGGTTTCACGGATGTTTACCAGAAGAAAAATATATTGGATCTCACTATACAATTAATATAGAAGTTGAATTAGATTTTTGTAAAGCATCTGTTGATGATGATTTATCCAAAACTATTAATTATGTAGATTTGTATTACATTGTAAAAGAAGAAATGAACATTAATTCTAAATTGATAGAACATTTAGCACAAAGAATAATTAAAAGAATAAAAAAATACAAAAAACCTTTAATAAAATATACAAAAGTGAAAATTTGTAAGGAAAATCCTCCATTACAAGGAAATGTAGATAGAGTATGTGTAATTTTAGATGATTGATATTAATGGCACTGTGGTCGAGTGGTAAGGCAGAGGTCTGCAAAACCTTGTATAGCGGTTCGATTCCGCTCTGTGCCTCTTTTTAACTTTTTTTATATTAATTTTCTGTATACATTTGCAAATTTAAACAAGTTCTATTGCATACATATACGTAAAAAAAAGGATGAAGATAAATAATATTCTGATTTCACAACCTCTAAGTGGTAGTTCTAATACTCCATATATAAAACTTAGTAAAAATAAAAATATAAATATTGATTTTCGATCTTTTATAGAAGTAAAAGGAGCATCATCTAATGATGTAAGAAAGCAGAAAATAAATTTCTCTGATTTTACCGTAGTTCTTTTTATTAGTAAAAAATCTGTAGATCATTATTTTCGATTAGCAGAATCTATGCGTTTTAAAGTCCCTATATTCATGAAATATGTATGTCAAACAAAAACTATAGCATATTATTTACAAAAATATATTATCTATAGAAAAAGAAAAATTTATATTGGAAATAAATCATTTAAAGATTTGCTTCCTTATATTAAAAAATACCCTAAAGAAAAATTTCTTTTACCTTCTTCTGATATACTAAAACCAGAAATTCCTGAAATGTTAAACCAACAAAATATTTTTTGGAGAAGAGCCATTTTATATAAAACGACTTCTAGCGATTTATCTGATTTAGAACATGGATGTTATGATATTTTTGTTTTTTTTAGTCCTGCAGAAATCAAATCTTTATTTGATAATTTTCCTAATTTTGATCAGAATAATATTAAAATTGCTACTTTTGGAAAAAACACCTTAGATGCGGCTTATAAAGCAGGATTAAAGATACACATCAAAGTTCCAACACCGGAATTTCCTTCTATGTCTATGGCTTTAGAAAAATATATTAAAAAACTAAACGCAATTAAATAATGAAAATATTTTTTATTTTTTTTTCTTTTTTTTTAATCTCATGCGCAAATTATAAACCACTTACTGGTGGTAATGTTGATATATTATCTCCACGTTTTATATATTCTATTCCTAATAATTTTTCTACTGATATTCAAGTTAATTTAAAAAAAATTCAAATTTTTTTTGATGAAAATATTATATTAAATAACATATATCATCACAAT
This window encodes:
- the rsmI gene encoding 16S rRNA (cytidine(1402)-2'-O)-methyltransferase; translated protein: MLYIVPTPIGNLEDFTFRSLRILKEVDLILVESFKISKKLLNFYNIKTNINKYHIYNEHKIIPFFIKKIKEGKKLALISNAGTPCISDPGFLLIRSCIEASISIECLPGPTAFVPALVCSGISSNEFIFIGFLPRKKRKTKLENLSKENRTIILYESPHRLLRTLNDMKYFFGSKRNIVICKEISKYFQNILRGNIEKMILYYKNIIKISGEYTIIIEKNFDK
- a CDS encoding uroporphyrinogen-III synthase — its product is MKINNILISQPLSGSSNTPYIKLSKNKNINIDFRSFIEVKGASSNDVRKQKINFSDFTVVLFISKKSVDHYFRLAESMRFKVPIFMKYVCQTKTIAYYLQKYIIYRKRKIYIGNKSFKDLLPYIKKYPKEKFLLPSSDILKPEIPEMLNQQNIFWRRAILYKTTSSDLSDLEHGCYDIFVFFSPAEIKSLFDNFPNFDQNNIKIATFGKNTLDAAYKAGLKIHIKVPTPEFPSMSMALEKYIKKLNAIK
- the folB gene encoding dihydroneopterin aldolase codes for the protein MGRILLENIKLFGFHGCLPEEKYIGSHYTINIEVELDFCKASVDDDLSKTINYVDLYYIVKEEMNINSKLIEHLAQRIIKRIKKYKKPLIKYTKVKICKENPPLQGNVDRVCVILDD
- the pgk gene encoding phosphoglycerate kinase, which translates into the protein MKEIKTVNDFNFENQTALIRVDFNVPINEYYEIIDDTRIQYSIPTIQKIISEKGKIVLISHFGRPKGISSKTYSLKFLTHYLYKKLKINVFFHENCIGETVVKKVNELKNGEILLLENLRFYKEEEREDKNFAYELSKLGDIYVNDAFGVAHRFHTSITILPKFFGKKKCIGLLMKKEIQLLGQFSYGKGKRPITALLGGAKISSKIEVIENLIDFADYILIGGGMSYPFIKMKGGMIGNSMIEKDQIIEKTLKKIFFNKKMNIIHLPKDVIIADSFKNEANTKISPIHSIPNGWMGLDIGPFSIKKFCKIIEKSKTILWNGPVGVFEFSNFSLGTRLIAKSIANTTEKGAFSLVGGGDSIAALKMEKYDKKISYLSTGGGAMLASLKKNKIKILPGINAIK
- the gmk gene encoding guanylate kinase, with product MKKGKMIILSGPSGSGKTTISHYLLSKFPELKFSVSCTTRSIRNNEIHGKDYYFLSVNSFIYKIKKCQFAEWEEVYPNLFYGTLKNEISKIWKSNQHILFDIDVKGGLNLKKKYPNNSLSIFVTVNSINILKKRLIARCYKNNTNINTRLNKVQEENSYAKLFDFILFNIDLYQTKKKAIQIVSNFIYGKQSE
- a CDS encoding aspartate-semialdehyde dehydrogenase → MKLGIVGVTGMVGRVMIDLLEKRNFPLKKLYISASNKSVGKKILFKKKEHKVISVYDLFLKKPDIVLFSAGSNISKEWSPKFSEIGSTVIDNSSAWRMDPGKKLIVPEINASCLCKQDKIIANPNCSTVQLVMVLFPLHIEYKINRVIVSTYQSVTGTGKKALDQLYQEKNGNYSCNKVYPYPIYQNVLPHCDHFTDKEYTIEEMKLINETKKIMNDYNLAITATAVRVPVIGGHSESVNITFVKKPSINRVREILLKTKGIILQDQPKKNIYPTPLYAHGKDEVFVGRIREDFSFKNSIHIWIVSDNLRKGAATNAIQIAEYLIMKKYV
- the topA gene encoding type I DNA topoisomerase — encoded protein: MIPKKKIVQNLKILIKNYETIWLASDEDREGEAIAYQIYKTFNISDKKYRRIVFHEITKKAIFHAIKNPRFINYNLVHAQQARRIIDRLVGFQLSPILWKKINAGLSAGRVQSVAVRLIVEKEEKIHSFVPHPIYQIYGIFKNSKQKETFNAKLEKKVEDKNKMKKILISCINSIFTIKKITVKQEKKSPLPPFTTSSLQQEASNKLNFSIYKTMLLAQKLYEKGFITYIRTDSTSLSKSILLEIKNFILSLYGKKYLYIRKFSNLKNKLSQEAHEAIHPTVINFNENYLDSLDIFQKRLYKLIWERTIIGQMTDALFEKKDIYIQSSHFKNFFIYTKKTVLFDGFMKILNKEKKEKSNIDILEMKKGSILEKRKIIAKQAIKNCIHRYNEASLVKKLEQLGVGRPSTYVPIISTIQKRNYVNVQKISKKTEVREIFILKGDSIVKENDQIIKTEKNKFFPTEMGILTTNFLKKNFHEIINYDFTANLEENFDNIAKGKQSWIKTVEDFYSKFYNKIQYVKKNVNKINKERFIGIDPKSNKKIFAKIGKYGPIIQIGESNNKKKPKFFPLLNRQKIEEISFAEVLKIIELPKSLGIFEKKEILLKINKHNIYIKYNNKSIPIDEKMFFKNLLNLEQAINIIIENIK
- a CDS encoding RpiB/LacA/LacB family sugar-phosphate isomerase, yielding MLIAIGSDHTGVDYKYSIKNFLIQKGYKIEDLGFSEYGKKVDYPDFIHPTAELVNKGQADFGIIICGSGNGAAMTANKYKKIRAALVWKKEIAILARKHNNANIISLPARFIVDNNEIIEIVKIFLETNFEGGRHEIRIKKISKILSSSVG
- a CDS encoding superoxide dismutase, producing MSFKLPKFPYLYKDFEPYIDRKTIDIHYNKHHAAYTNNLNKAISNTTMMNFSIEKILKRAHVESSIIRNNAGGFYNHNLFWEILIPHTEYIHPSTYFNKIIQENFSSFDFFIDNFSKVAANHFGSGWVWLCVKEKKLTICSTTNQDNPLMLCGIGCEGIPILGLDVWEHAYYLQYQNRRLDYISSFWNIVNWIKVEKNYKTAMKM